Within the Arachis duranensis cultivar V14167 chromosome 10, aradu.V14167.gnm2.J7QH, whole genome shotgun sequence genome, the region ttaattgcttagtttcaaaaaatatattatcactaattattttttattgagttgatttaattatttttttataatcttaatactaaattaaatttaacaagataaatatttttgcatgttaagtttaataaaataatttttttaacatgaaACTAGaagaatattataatttattatgggGAAAAACAATATAATGATAAAGACAAAGATGTAAATTCatgtataattattaattgctTTGCAAAATTTTAGTGGGGGCAAATGTCCCTTTAAGTTTCAATGTGGGTCCGTCTCTAGGCTCATTTATATGCCTCCAACAATGTATATAGAttggatttttttattggaCAAAACATGAATAATCATAACATAGTTATAGGTTGTAAACATTAATTGCAATTGTATTTTAAGTAGTTAGCAACGGAATGACTGCATGTTTAAAACAATGAagataatgttttttttttttttacaaagaaAAGCTCAACACACTAACAaggagaaatttaaaaatatgtcaCAAATAAAGAGgtaaaaataaaggaaaagcaaACACGACTAATCCATTGTCATCTTCGGCATTGCTATCAATAATCACATGGATCAGCATCAAACCACTCTTTGAAGCTCAACATTGACCTCCTTTTGATGTCCTCAACACTACCTTCTTCATTCTTAAATATTCTCGCATTTCGTTCTATctaaatattctaaataaatgcACAAAATTCAACCAACCGCTTATTCTGCTCAATTCTTTTGCCAGGTTCTCCTGTCCAACTCTCAAACAGTTCCTTGATCATGGTTGGAACAACCCAGACTCTACCAAAGTAAGTCAACCAAGTacaccacacctgccaagtAAACTCACAGCAAAGAAACAAATGATGAACAAATTCTACATCGTTTTTACACAAAACACAGGTATTATCACTAAGATGGATGACGCCTAATCTACTCAATCTCTCTTTGGTATTTACCCTTCCCACTAAAACAAACCATGCAAAGAGCTCAATTATTGGTGGAACCAAAACTCTCCAAATTGAGCTAGTAAAGCTGTAACTCGTGACTTCCTCCGATACAGTTTTTGTCTGCAACACCTGCACAAAAGAGTTAGTAGAAAAATaccttttttttaatcaaatttccACACCACTCTGTCCTCTCTACTAGGTGACAATTTAACTGGCTTTAACCTTTCATGGAGATAGTTAACAAGAGCCAGCTCCTATTGAAACAAATCTCTCctccaaaaaaaattctatatcCATTCTAACCCGTCCCAACATCCATAAACCCCTATAACAGATCCTTGCTGgtttgaaatagagaagagCCTCAAAAAACTCTCTTTCAAGGGTCCACCTTGCAACCAATTATCTTTCCAAAAATGAGTTCTCCTCCCGTCCCCTATTTCTATAGATAGCCCACTGAAAATCTTGTCTTTCACGTGTTGCTCCTTGATCTTCAATTGACATATATCTTTCCAAGGAGCCCCTCTTATAGGTAGTGTCTGATTTGCTAACATAATATTTGGATTTAAACCATTACACGAACATGTAATTTTCTTCCACAATGGACAATCCTCCTTCGAGAAacgccaccaccacttaaacagAAGTGTTGTATTCCTAATCACAGCATCCCCCACTCCCAAACCTCCCAGCATTTTTGGCGCCTACACCAATTCCCATTTAACAAGAGGCATACCATTATTTCCATCCTCTTTCCTCCATAAAAAATTCCTTTGCAATGCGATCAGCTTCTCTACTACCCCTTTTGGCATCTTATACAAGTTAAGATAGTAGACTGGCAAGCTATTAAGCACATACTTGATATGAACTAGCTTTCCAGCTTTGTTAAGTACCTTTGCTTTCCAAAAACTAAGCTTCTCTTTCACCTTATCTATAATCGGTTTCCATGTCTTCACCAACCGAGGATTTGCTCCTAAGGAGATTCCTAAGTATCTTACGAGTAGAACCGCTTCAGTACAGCCTAGTATCCCACGCATATTCGTCACCCATTCTGACCTACAGttaacaaaaatcaaattcGATTTGTTAAAGTTGATACTTAGTCCAGACATGAGTTCAAAACATCGCAGAAGCCTCTTATAATTCAAAATTGTCTCGGTCTCTGGTGGGCAGAACAAAATAGTGTCATCCGCAAATTACAAGTGTGATAGTTCTATGTTATCCTTTCCAACTAGCAGCGGAGATATACGACCATTCCTGACTGCTTCTCCCACCATTCTATGTAAAGCATCAACCACAATTGGAAAAAACCTAAAACAGCTGCAGTGAATTCATTACCAATCTCATCCCAACACTTTTTAATGAAGTTCATGTTGTACCTGTCATTACCTGGAGCTTTTGTTGACTCACAATCCCAAACAGCCTCTTTAATTTCCTTAGTAGAAGGCATTATTTCTAATGCTATAGCCTCATCACTGTCTATCTTCATCACTAGTCCTTCACGAAACCCAATCAAAGGCACATATTCTTGCCGATACAAATCTTTATAAAACCCTCTAATTACAATCTTTATTCTGACCTGATTCCGTACCAACCTTTCATGCAATAAAAGCGCATCAATTCTATTGTTTCTCCTTCTAGCCGAGGCAACTTGATGAAAGTACCTAGTATTCTTATCCATCTCTCTTGCATGCCGAGACCGAGACATCTGCTTCTAATGAATTTCCTTCTGAACACACTATTTCTCACAGCATCTCACAAAAGCTTTGCGTCTTGCCTCCAGAGTACCATCATATGTGCCGTCACTTACCATGTCATCAATCTTTTTTAGCTCATCCTCAAATCTCTTAATTTATTATCCATGTTATTAAAGTTGTCTCTATGCCATCTTCTCAGGGGTGCTGTCAGCGCCTTTAGCTTGCTAGTGAACTAAACATCCCCTAAGTTTCTCCATTCCTCTTTTATCATACTCAGAAAGTCCTCATGTGTGAACCACGCATCTAAATTTCTGAACGGTCTTTGGCCCCCTTCACTCTTGTGTCTTCCACAGTCAATGGACAATGATCTGATAGCACACGAGGTCCACCTCTCAAGCGAGTATCCAGAAGTGCTTCAATCCAATCTACACTGACCAGGACCCTGTCAATGCGGCTACACTGTCAAACCTTGAACCATGTGAACTTACGATCATTTAGAGGGAGGTCTATCAGCTGCGTATCCTGTACCCAAAACTTAATCTCTTCCGCAGACATCAGTAACCTATTCGCTCCTTTCCTTTCCTCCACTTGCATTATTTCATTGAAGTCTCCCATGAAACAAAAAGACACTTGACACAAGCCCACAATATAACACAACTCCTCCCACATTACCAATTTTTTTACTGTCCCATGTGCTCTATACACCAAACAAAACACACGTCTAAGATTGCTATTAGTCATTACTCCCTCTACACACAACCAATGTTTTCCTTTATAACagttaataattttaaacaACATATCATCctatatgttaaatttataaagttattatatattatataattttttattttttatttcaaaaatagaataagtaattgtcttatataaataattaaattattaaatttaaaaataagtaaaaattcttaaattaagaaaaatattatttttgtcaatcaatttttaattaaataaaattttaaatatttaaacatttaaactttttgtcattttctaaatattttttctcttaatttttacatcaattatcatattaaaatattttaatatttacaataacaTCAACATCTAATTAGatgttgaaaaaattttatacattaCAATATAtacatgcatgaaagtaaataattgtaaaatttatttttttattatattaaaattataacatattaatcaaatttatcaaAACGGTTATCTGTTACATATCTTATTcatgaatatattttaaatgcatataataaaattattagaacaacttgtttatattattttatagcatattttttaataatataaagtaTACAAATATAACTTTCTGTCACAATAATActcaacaaaataatttaatttaaaaaaataaataatttttatattttatcaaatctaaaataaaaaaaattNNNNNNNNNNNNNNNNNNNNNNNNNNNNNNNNNNNNNNNNNNNNNNNNNNNNNNNNNNNNNNNNNNNNNNNNNNNNNNNNNNNNNNNNNNNNNNNNNNNNNNNNNNNNNNNNNNNNNNNNNNNNNNNNNNNNNNNNNNNNNNNNNNNNNNNNNNNNNNNNNNNNNNNNNNNNNNttttatataaaaaatatttattaacatttttaattaaaaataactacccatgattatatatattactaaatatgcaatattgttaaaaatatatttgttataaATGTCCTAACTAAGAGTCCAACCCTTCACTATGAGTTGGACccttaactaaaaaaaaagaaaaaaaattatgtatcaGTACGAGTTTTACTCTAAAACTAAGGCTAAGTAATTATATTCTCTTTACTATCCACTTTATTCTTGTCTTTTTCTTTCCATCACAATGATCCTTACTTGGCAATAATCTTTACAACACAcgttttccttttttcttcttaacCATCATTgctaattttttgataaaaatcatactcaattataaatttattatcctCCAAGATCAGTGGAACCTTTCATATagatattctttttctttttaattcataTATGTATATCATGTACgtgatgtttttcttttctcggccaatttttttattttcttttttttaagaaactcgtatgccattttttttctttcttcggTGGTTTCATAAAGTTTTTAGATTGTTGTTTCTGTTTCCTTCCTATTTTATCTCTTATTTGTTACACTATTATTGTTATTtggtttatttatattatttattttttatatatgatattttatttaatattaatattatttttcgaaGTGAATGATAATTAACCatatagataattatttttcaaagtgaataataataaattatgaacaTAATCATTTCCCAAAGTAAATGAtagttaattatataaataattatttttcaaaataaatgataaataatcatataaataattttttaagggAACATATGATAAGTGGGAATCTCTCAAGAAGAATTATGTATCGCAATTGATCATTGTAtacaatcttcaattctctactaaATGGAAGTAAGGATATATTTCAACTTCCTAAAATAATACCTAAATATTCATAGAATACACAATAAGAATACGAATTTATCTAAGGTTAAAAAATCATGACAGAAAATTTATATTGAAATaagtcaaaatttaattaaaagtatattaatactttatttgtttatttttattttattttaactactTCTCCTAACAAAGTTGCTAATATTGCTAAGTATTATGTAACCCATCATGTATTTATCTCAGCTCTTGCTTGTGTTGGATTCATATCAAAATACTTTAATCGCTGTACATAAACTATTAATACGACAACGAACACAATCTTCAGAGAAGAGCTGTGGATGACATTTGATTTTTAGTCCAAAATCTGGTCAGTCTCTATATATTAATTTCACTGCAGATCACATACTTGATGTGTAAATTGCTTCAAGGGACCCAATTGTGTATCCACCATGAAAATTCACGTCCTTGTATCTGTTCAAGTTATGGGACTTGAACAATTTCTGCATCTTGCTTGTGCGAAATTGAATGTCTTGATTTCCAGCATACTAGCACTGATTTTCCACATTATCTTTACTTCGATAGGCGAAGAAGAATTCTTTCCCAATTATTGTGCTGCCAAAAATAAACAACAGTGCAAAAAGCAACATAACATTTAGAGAGAGTTGTCTTCTAAGTATTTCTAGAACTACTGCCATGGAACAGAGGATCAAGCTCATCCTGCACTCAGGGTTATGTAGTTTAGACGCTGAAAACCAAAAACAATTTGTTattccaatttcaaaatattagaaCATAGCACATTCTGTGAACAAACATGAAGGTTATATCCAAAAGAAATAGTAGGGCAGAATTCTAGTTGCCCTTCCAACATGAACTAATGAAAAAAATCAGCAAAAAGCTATCATGTTAAAGTTAGGTTAGTCATTAACTTCCAAACTATttcattgaaaattaaaaatgaaacagAAAGTACTCTACCAGCCCATGAATGCTTTGCTAAGTTCCAAAAAATCCATCATGGCGAGGAGCCATAGAATTCAAGGGACTCTACAAGGATATAGAAGTCAACTTTAATTGTATAATCCAATCCGTATAAATAATTGTATATTCCAAGGGTTACCAGATGAATTAGTTACCAGATGCCAAAGCTAATCAATCGGTGGGCAGAGCAACTCTTACCTTCGACTCACAGCGAATGACGAGCACAACGAGAAACGCCGTGCAGAGTGCTACTGAACACAGTAACAACGATGATCTATGACGAAGAATGGTGATTTGCGAACGGGGAGATAACCTTGACCACGCCCAACAGAAGCGGATCTCGAGTGCCACTGACAGCCACAGTGACAAGACCGAAGGCAGCGGTCGCGTTGGAGGATGCTTGGGTTTGCTTTCGCGAGAGGAGAAGAGTGATATGAAGACCCTATCTGCTTTCGTTTCATCCATTTCTTTTTTGGAATGACGAATAAGGCCCAACTTGTAAAGCTGGCAACTACGGAACCTAGTACAATCAAATTCTGTTCTAATTCACGCTATCAACTCGGCTCGGCCGACCATCGCATGAGCGCCCGCAATTTGCTGACAACCTGCTCCATTTTGCAGAAGGGAGACAACGTGCGTCAACAGAAAATATtatgagcatcttttctatcttttcctagtgaatttgcattcaaattgTTAAGTTAAATCaagatttaaatatcttttagctcctatgaatgctactttgagttatgtacaattctgtttatttcagGTCGCATTCAgatggatttgatgaagtttttgtagaagaagaggaagaaagtaaatgatgctgtcaaccttgacctccttgcactcaaacaaaaataacttgaaCTACAGAGGTCTAATTGACGTGATTCTAGCGGCATTAGAAAGccaacttccagagctttccaacattTATATAATAGTCTACACCTTTCATATGAAATTACTACCTTGGTGGCACCAAACCCCAAGTTTGGCGCCATGATCATCACAACGCCTTCCTTGCTTGCTGCCTTGGTGAAGCCAAACTTGAGATATCTCAAATTTGGTGCCAAATAAAGGGGATTTGAAGATCGCATGCTGGCTTGCTGAAGCCAAACTTGAGGAACCTCAAGTTTGGCGCCAAGGATGAAGAATGGAGGAATTGCATGCTGCCTTGCTGAAACCAAACTTGAGATACCTCAAGTTTGGCGCTAGCAAGGAGAACTTAGAAGAACACACACGGGTTGGCTGAAGCCAAACTTGGATTCCCCATGTTTGGCGCCAAGCCTTCAAAACCAAGTGGTCCCTATTCGTATACAAGGCTTGCAcgaatcaattattaaattttgatttaaacttttatttatttataattaggaaaagatattatttagttttaggaaATATATTTTCACATTAATTAGGATTGGATATAAAAGGGGAAAGAATAAGCCCTTCGGGAAGatctcttctcttctacctTATTCCGCAATTTTACAATTTTtctgaatcctagttttctctctgaaccatgagcaactaaacctccactgttaaggttaggagctctgtctattatatggattgattctattacttttctattttaattcatgtattgatttctATTTCAAGAATTGCTTTCATTCTTTATcgtatgaatttgggtggaacgaaagtatgacccttgttctaattgagttcttgtataacttggaaaagctctttacttgaacaacagcttaaaacaatttctcctaaatttctaattatctgtaCTTAATggaatacgtgacatataatcctcttatatttgggtaattagggtttctgtggcatataaactagaattgaacttcaccctctaattggaattaagtgaccaagggattggcggttgatgaaggttagaggagactaaaaaggtctaaggaattaggatttagtcacatatagtttgccattaattgaatcttgcatgattaaaatagttagtgacAAAAGTCAATTCGGAAGATAGatatctctgaagccttaactgcttCTCTATATATTATTCACTACttgtttactgcttgcttttctAATTCTCTGATTTactatttaatgcaattgaacTTTTAAAACACCATTTACTATTTGTctgactaagccaatcactcaatcattattgcttgatccatcaattctggtgggatcgactctcattcacttgaggtactacttggtacgacccggtgcacttgtcggttagtttgtgggttataaatttcGCATCAAGTTTGTGGGATTTTCAAGTTTGGCGCCACATAACATGCACCAAGGGGAGTCCCATTCTGGAGGTTTGAAGCTAAACTTGGAAAACTCCAAGTTTGGCATTGAGAACGACGCAATTGGGGAATTATGGAAGAGgggtggcgccaaacttggtgGTTTGGAGTTTGGCGCCACTATCATGCACAAAAGAGGATTTGCTCTCTGCCAAGGGAGCGCCAAACTTAGCCCCTCTTAAGTCTGGCGtggagaattaaaaaaaaagaacgaAGGTGGCTCCAAACTTGGGCTGCACCAAATTTGGCGCCAGGAGGAGGTCTTGTTTTCGGGAGATACGGTGCCAAACTTCAAAGTTTCCAAGTTTGGTGCCAGGTTGTTACTTTTGGCTAACGCCAAACGTGATCCCACCAGATCCCAACCATATCACATGGCATCCCTCTTACTGATCCTTTCCCTTTTTACCTTACCAATATATTCcttcctttattccctttttaCTAAGCCTACCCCACCAACCCTTGCCCCTTCCTGACTTCCTTTCCCCCTTGACCGAATATATTCCCCTCCCCAACCCAACCTCCCAAACCCTACAACCCTTCCCTCTTGCCTTCCCAATACATACATGTGACCACCCCCATTCCCATAACACACCCGTGAACCCCTTCCAACGAAACCCCACTCCTTATATATAGCCCCAACCTTCCCTCCTCAAGCCACACATAATAGACCACTCATTCCCACTTCAAACCTTCCCTCTATAATGCTTCTTCCCTCTTCAACAACACAAGCCAGCCCCTTCCTTCTTCCTTATACACTTCCCTTCCATCTATCCCCTTCAACACGAACCCATTCCCAACCTCCAACCCCTTCGTCCTTGCCACCCCCTTCTATCTATCCCATatccctctcttttttttcttttctgtattattcagtatacaaaaataaaagaaaaaatagaaaagcaatTTTTAGCATTgatcttttttctcttctgtttcactttcttcttctctcttgtatttctttattttgcttgaggacgagcaacagttttaagtttagtgttgtcgCTTTGCTAGTTTTATTCTGTTTATTTTCATAGCACCAAAGACCACCCAACCCtccaagaaagagaaaaggaaaggaaCCGGCCACCGGTTCTCATGATACACGATGCTTCTGCTCTAAATTACATGAAGAGCATTTTTATGAGGTTATTAGCAAGAGGCCTGTACTGCCGGAAGTGAAATTTAGTCTCCAACCGGATGAATATATGGAAATTCAGCACCAAATTCAGAGACGAAGATGGCAATTTCTGTGCAATCCGCACACACAGGTGGCACAATTGATGATTTAGAAATTTTATGAAAATCTGTAGATCACATACAAGGATGTATCTGAAGTCAATGAAAGGAACCACAGAAGCTTTGTTAGGGGAAGAATGTTTGATTTTAGCCCGGAGATTATCCGACAGACCCTCCAATTACCTCAAAATATGCCCTTACTTTGATCCTACAATGAAAGGATGAACAAAGATCAACAATTAAAGGCACTACTCGCTGATATATGCATTCTAGATACCCAGTAGAAATTGGGGGCAAAGGGGAAGCCGTGCCATCTTAAGAGCAGTGACTTGACTCCTTTAGCTAGGGGATGGCTCCATTTTATCCGCCGGTCTATCATGCCCACAAGCAACCGGTCCGAATGCGCTGTGGACCGGGCCATTCTGACTCACTGTATTATGAGAGGAGAAGTGGACGCAGAGTACATTATTGCTTAGCAAATCTATCATGTCACCACCAGCACCATTCCGAATACCAGGTTGAGCTTTCACATCTCATCTATCGCCTCTGTGAGGCTGCTAAGGTCAAGATAGAGAATGATTTCCCTATTCCAGTCGAGAGACCTATCACAAAGAAGACTATGGAATTGGTCAGGAAATATCAGAGACTCCCCAGAGTTGAACAGGCTGAACAAGAAGCTCAACAGGAGCAGCCACCACTGCCTTAAGGACGCTACTTCCCACCACAAGAATATTGGCAGCAGCTCACCTCCTCCTTTGAGCAATTGAGAATCACGCAGAACAACTGCTAGTAGCAGTACACTGTGTCTGTAGAGGAGATGTGGGCAACACATAACAGCCGATGGGAGTATCTTTGTACCACCCTTGATGAGATGAGAGCTGCTCAGGACTTTCAACGGCAGGAGATTCACCAGCTGAGATAGAATTACAGCCGCCTGAGAGGACCACACAGAGCACAGCCTGAGGAGAGAGATTTCCACCAGGAAAATTGAGCTGGCTTAGTTCCTTTTCACCTTCCATATTATTTTGCTAATTTTATGATTAGGTTCCTGTTCTCTGCTGTTTTGTTTTAGTTGTTGCATGATCATTTGTTATTTCAATTCTTAGGTTTTAGTTTAATTTGCTgttcttttttatcttattttgttatttgattttaattctaaaaggtgtctcatgtattgctcaTTGAGCttgaaatcaaaagaaaagaaagaagaaaaagatgtattgcatgagaaaaagattttataacaaaaagtaGTCTTCAGTACCTAAATGTGTTGGCATTCCTTGTAATTCtaaatgcatgacatgaaccgtgcatatttgaatttgaatcaagggatgttgatgtataaagaacaggaatttagagaactattatgaattctctaaattaaacaaaagcttaatccttgaagcaaaagaaaaataaaagtaaggttcaaggctctgagcatcaatgactaggaaggttagacatgattaaaagctcaaagagttgttttcctagtcatatgcttaTGGTGtaattgtgtcaagtaatcttTGAGACAGAGCACTAAAAATCGAGATCAATTGCaattaacagagtatgccaagggctttgagcaccactatTTGGGagcaattgaaagaaaaattagagcttcaagagagttccccagttaagtgcttgtggtatttttgtgtcaagtaaagcttgagacaaagcatttaaagtcacggctaggctcaaggtgtaaaacaccaaagaaaagagaattaaagaaaatttgatGTGTTCAAGGATTAGACCAAAGTATAAAGgccagagaattcataatattatccggattctaattccgaatgacagtGACATTCCTCTTATTCAAAgaatagtgagatgccaaaactattcaggattgtaGTGTATAAACCCCACTTTAAGAAGAGACAGGAGCTTAATTGAACACTCACTTCTCCtgcaaattcacatcataagcctatattagttttggttgcttgaggacaagcaataattcaagtttggtgttgtgatgcatgagcatcttttctatcttttcctagtgaatttgtattcaaattgttaattttaatcaagatttaaatatcttttagccactatgaatgctactatgagttttgtgcaattcaatttatttcaggtagcattcgaatggatttgatggagtttttgaagaagaagaggaagaaagtaaatGATGTTGTCAACcttgacctccttgcactcaaacaaaaataacttgagctacagaggtctaatTGACGTGATTCTAGCGACTTTGGAAAGccaacttctagagctttccaataatatataatagtttatatctTTCATATGAAATTACTGCCTTGGTGGCACTAAACTTGGGAAATTCCAAGTTTGGCGCAAGGATCATCACAACGCCTTCCTTCCTTGCTGCCTTGGTGAAGCCAAACTTGAGATATCTAAAGTTTGGCGCCAACTAAAGGGGATTTGAAGATCGCATGCTGGCTTGCTGAAGCCAAACTTGAGGAACCTCAAGTTTGGCGCCAAGGATGAAGAATGGAGGAATTGCAAGGAGAACTTGGAAGAACACACACGTGTTGGCTGAAGCCAAACTTGGATTCCCCATGTTTGGCGCCAACCCTTCTAAACCAAGTGGTCCCCATTTGTATACAAGTCTTTCAcgaatcaattattaaattttgatttaaacttttatttatttataattaggaaaagatattatttagttttagaaaatatattttcacattaattaggataagatataaaagggaaaagaatcagcccttcgggaagatctcttctcttctacctcATTCCGCAATTTTACAGTTTTTCTTAATACTAGTTTCTCTCTTAaccatgaacaactaaacctccactgttaaggttatgAGCTATGTCTAttatatggattgatactattacttttctattttaattcatgtattgatttctatttcaagaattgttttcgttctttatcttatgaatctgggtggaacggaagtatgacccttgttctaattgagttcttgtataacttgaaaaagctctttacttgaacaatagcttgaaacaatttctcctaaatttataattatcttgacttaacgggatacgtgacatataatcctcttatatttgggtaattaaggtttctgtggcatataaactagaattgaacttcacgctctaattggaattaagtgaccaagaaattggtggttgatgaaggttagaggagactaaaaagttctaaggaattagggttcagtcacatatagtttgc harbors:
- the LOC107469586 gene encoding uncharacterized protein LOC107469586; amino-acid sequence: MDETKADRVFISLFSSRESKPKHPPTRPLPSVLSLWLSVALEIRFCWAWSRLSPRSQITILRHRSSLLLCSVALCTAFLVVLVIRCESKHNNWERILLRLSK